One genomic window of Sphingobacterium oryzagri includes the following:
- a CDS encoding MauE/DoxX family redox-associated membrane protein — translation MTKNSTASATVNIVQGSCALLAALMLYSGVSKLLNYDRFADALAQSPFLHGRSLWLSYLLPPVEVSLAAFLLLGWQRSFFLYSYLYLMFSFTAYIFLMMHKAYYLPCACMGLVESIGWGAHLWLNIGIISLNLLAIFANKGKSNGVQNLAYTENYR, via the coding sequence ATGACCAAAAATTCCACAGCATCTGCCACAGTAAACATCGTCCAAGGAAGTTGCGCCCTACTGGCGGCACTAATGCTGTATTCTGGTGTAAGTAAACTACTCAATTACGACCGCTTTGCTGACGCGCTGGCACAAAGTCCTTTTTTACACGGGCGTTCACTTTGGCTTTCCTATTTGCTTCCACCTGTAGAAGTCTCTCTGGCGGCTTTTCTTTTGCTTGGATGGCAACGCAGCTTCTTTCTCTACAGCTATCTATACTTGATGTTCAGTTTCACGGCTTACATCTTTTTAATGATGCATAAAGCTTACTACCTGCCATGCGCTTGCATGGGCTTGGTTGAGTCGATAGGCTGGGGAGCACATCTTTGGCTGAATATCGGGATAATTTCGCTCAATCTACTAGCCATTTTCGCAAATAAAGGTAAAAGTAACGGCGTGCAAAACCTGGCATACACAGAAAATTACCGGTAA